One part of the Nostoc sp. PCC 7120 = FACHB-418 genome encodes these proteins:
- a CDS encoding hemerythrin domain-containing protein, whose protein sequence is MVSTLDDTKRNAIAEKLADAKLLQELIIENQERFLRESTDNEISNRIRDFLEDDRKNLGIIETVIVQYGIQKEPRQTVREMVDQVRQLMQGSQLNFFEKVAQHELLKHKQVMSGLLVHKAAQKVGADVLAAIGPLNTVNFENRAHQEQLKGILEILGVRELTGQDADQGIWGRVQDAIAAFSGAVGSAVTQGSDKQDMNIQDVIRMDHNKVNILFTELQQSNDPQKIQEYFGQIYKDLTAHAEAEEEVLYPRVRSFYGEGDTQELYDEQSEMKRLLEQIKAISPSAPEFKDRVRQLADIVMDHVRQEESTLFAAIRNNLSSEQTEQWATEFKAAKSKIQQRLGGQATGAGV, encoded by the coding sequence ATGGTATCAACTTTAGATGATACAAAGCGTAATGCTATTGCTGAGAAATTAGCAGATGCCAAGCTTCTTCAAGAGTTAATAATTGAAAATCAGGAAAGATTTTTAAGAGAATCAACTGATAATGAAATCTCTAATCGCATTCGTGATTTTCTAGAAGATGACCGGAAAAACTTAGGCATTATAGAGACTGTCATTGTTCAATATGGTATACAAAAAGAACCAAGACAAACAGTCCGCGAAATGGTTGACCAAGTTCGCCAATTAATGCAAGGTTCCCAACTAAATTTCTTTGAAAAAGTAGCTCAACATGAGTTGCTGAAGCACAAACAAGTTATGAGCGGTTTGCTGGTTCACAAAGCAGCCCAAAAAGTGGGTGCTGATGTGCTGGCTGCTATTGGCCCCCTAAACACAGTTAACTTTGAGAACCGCGCTCACCAAGAACAACTCAAAGGTATTTTAGAAATTTTGGGCGTTCGTGAACTCACCGGACAAGACGCAGATCAAGGTATTTGGGGACGAGTTCAAGATGCGATCGCTGCATTTAGTGGTGCAGTTGGTAGCGCAGTTACCCAAGGTTCTGATAAGCAAGATATGAATATCCAAGATGTGATCCGCATGGATCACAACAAAGTAAATATTTTGTTTACTGAACTACAACAAAGCAATGATCCTCAAAAAATCCAAGAGTATTTTGGTCAAATCTACAAGGATTTAACTGCTCATGCCGAAGCAGAAGAAGAAGTCCTCTACCCCAGAGTGCGTTCTTTCTACGGTGAAGGCGACACCCAAGAACTGTACGACGAACAATCGGAAATGAAGCGCCTGTTAGAGCAAATCAAGGCTATCAGCCCCTCTGCTCCTGAATTCAAGGATAGAGTTAGACAATTGGCTGATATTGTCATGGATCACGTCCGTCAAGAAGAAAGCACCTTGTTTGCTGCTATTCGCAACAACCTCAGTTCTGAACAAACTGAGCAATGGGCTACCGAATTTAAAGCCGCTAAGAGCAAAATTCAACAAAGATTAGGTGGTCAAGCTACTGGCGCAGGTGTTTAG
- a CDS encoding glutathione S-transferase family protein, producing MENLHLYDFLPSGNGYKVRLLLTQMGIPFERTEVNILKGESRTPEFLSKNSNGRIPVLEVAPGKYLAESNAILLYLSEYTEFLPYDRYLKAQVMQWLFFEQYSHEPYIATSRFWVSILGKVEEYRTALEEKREPGYAALKVMENHLKCHNFFVDERYTIADIALFAYTHVADEGGFDLTPFPAIQAWIDRVKAQPGYINITHEPQLCYDY from the coding sequence ATGGAAAACTTACATTTGTACGATTTTTTACCCTCAGGCAATGGCTATAAAGTCCGGCTTCTATTAACACAAATGGGCATACCATTTGAACGAACAGAAGTGAATATTTTAAAGGGAGAGAGTCGCACACCAGAATTTTTAAGTAAAAATTCTAACGGGAGAATACCAGTTTTAGAAGTTGCACCAGGGAAGTATTTAGCAGAATCAAATGCTATATTGCTTTACCTGAGCGAATATACAGAATTTTTACCTTACGACCGCTATTTAAAAGCCCAGGTAATGCAGTGGTTATTTTTTGAACAATATAGCCATGAACCATATATTGCTACATCTCGTTTTTGGGTTTCTATTTTAGGTAAAGTGGAAGAATATCGTACAGCTTTAGAAGAAAAACGGGAACCTGGTTATGCAGCTCTCAAGGTGATGGAAAATCATTTGAAATGCCATAATTTTTTCGTAGATGAGCGTTACACAATTGCTGATATTGCCTTATTTGCCTATACCCATGTCGCGGATGAAGGTGGTTTTGATTTAACGCCATTTCCAGCTATTCAAGCTTGGATAGACAGAGTTAAAGCCCAACCTGGATATATTAATATTACTCATGAACCACAATTATGTTACGATTATTAA
- a CDS encoding nucleoside hydrolase, whose protein sequence is MRKFIIDTDTASDDAVALIMAHHWPDVEIVAVTIVNGNVPVEQGVKNALYTIQVCNASTPVYVGCTKPILRESLYADWFHGKDGMGNMYYPEPKSKPESAHATDVIIDIIKQYPGEITLVTLGPLTNIATALLKAPEIAQLVQRCVIMGGAANTVGNVTPAAEYNIWVDPEAAKIVFHSGMPMEMVGWELSRHDAALTFAEVETVMNFGTERARLAMECNRTALDVAMREQGAVGLTLADPVAIAVALDPDIVTRQGKYFVDVEITSELTRGATVVDELEVLNKSPNMNVIWAINVMGWKEILYCCLH, encoded by the coding sequence ATGCGTAAGTTTATCATCGACACAGATACCGCCTCAGATGATGCTGTAGCCCTCATCATGGCGCATCATTGGCCGGACGTTGAAATTGTGGCGGTAACAATCGTCAACGGAAATGTCCCCGTTGAGCAAGGAGTCAAAAACGCCTTATACACAATTCAAGTATGCAACGCCTCTACACCTGTATATGTCGGCTGCACCAAGCCAATACTACGGGAATCTCTTTATGCTGATTGGTTTCACGGCAAAGATGGTATGGGTAATATGTACTACCCTGAGCCAAAAAGCAAGCCAGAATCAGCACACGCCACTGATGTAATTATTGACATTATCAAACAATACCCTGGTGAAATTACCCTGGTGACCCTGGGGCCGTTGACAAATATTGCTACTGCACTACTCAAAGCGCCGGAGATTGCCCAACTAGTGCAGCGTTGCGTGATTATGGGTGGTGCAGCGAATACAGTGGGTAATGTCACACCTGCGGCTGAATATAACATTTGGGTAGACCCAGAAGCCGCTAAGATTGTCTTTCATAGTGGAATGCCGATGGAAATGGTCGGTTGGGAGTTGAGCCGTCACGATGCGGCGTTGACTTTTGCAGAAGTAGAAACAGTGATGAATTTCGGCACGGAAAGGGCGCGTTTGGCGATGGAGTGTAACAGGACAGCCTTGGATGTTGCCATGAGAGAGCAAGGTGCTGTTGGTCTCACCTTAGCTGATCCTGTGGCGATCGCAGTTGCGCTTGATCCAGATATTGTTACACGTCAAGGAAAATACTTCGTCGATGTGGAAATTACGAGCGAACTAACTAGAGGTGCTACAGTCGTTGATGAGTTAGAAGTGCTAAATAAAAGTCCAAATATGAATGTGATTTGGGCAATAAATGTGATGGGATGGAAGGAAATTTTGTATTGTTGTTTACACTAG
- the bchM gene encoding magnesium protoporphyrin IX methyltransferase: protein MNAADDKTIVREYFNSTGFDRWKRIYGDGEVNKVQLDIRNGHQQTVDSVIGWLKNDGNLAELSICDAGCGVGSLSIPLATEGAKVYASDISEKMVEEGKQRALETLGNAENPTFAVQDLESLSGSYHTVICLDVLIHYPQEKADEMISHLCSLAQSRIILSFAPKTCALTLLKKIGSFFPGPSKTTRAYLHREADVIKILESNGFAIQRKEFTKTRFYFSRILEATRS, encoded by the coding sequence ATGAACGCAGCCGACGATAAAACCATTGTTCGTGAGTATTTCAATTCCACGGGGTTTGACCGATGGAAACGCATTTATGGCGATGGCGAAGTCAACAAAGTCCAACTCGACATCCGCAATGGTCATCAGCAAACGGTGGATAGTGTCATCGGCTGGCTAAAAAATGACGGCAATTTAGCGGAGTTATCCATTTGTGATGCTGGCTGTGGCGTGGGTAGTCTCAGCATTCCCCTAGCGACAGAAGGGGCTAAAGTCTACGCCAGCGACATTTCCGAGAAAATGGTGGAAGAAGGCAAGCAGAGAGCCTTAGAAACCTTGGGAAATGCCGAAAATCCCACTTTTGCTGTGCAGGATTTGGAATCCTTGAGTGGTAGTTATCACACTGTTATTTGCTTGGATGTACTCATTCACTACCCCCAAGAAAAAGCTGATGAAATGATTTCTCACCTCTGTTCTTTGGCACAGTCTAGAATCATTCTCAGTTTTGCACCCAAAACCTGCGCCTTGACTTTACTCAAGAAAATTGGCAGTTTCTTTCCTGGCCCAAGTAAAACCACCCGCGCCTATCTACACCGTGAAGCTGATGTCATCAAAATATTAGAAAGCAACGGCTTTGCTATTCAAAGAAAAGAGTTCACTAAAACTCGTTTCTACTTCTCCCGCATATTAGAAGCAACACGTTCTTAA
- a CDS encoding Uma2 family endonuclease: MTHISPKTLTCEDFLCQYRDNPRYELADGELIDMEPTGPHETVSGKLATQIGIYLVSEQLPWFIPRTCLIYPFADTATARRPDIVVLDETVLDREPLWTREPVITTGRSIKLVVEVVSTNWETDYARKVEEYALLGIPEYWIVDYRGLGGVTFIGKPKQPTFTVCQLVEDTYTQQQYRLNQTINSPLLPGLQLRLDDVLPR; the protein is encoded by the coding sequence ATGACACATATCTCCCCAAAAACACTTACTTGTGAAGATTTTCTCTGTCAATACCGAGACAATCCCCGTTATGAATTAGCAGATGGAGAATTAATTGATATGGAACCCACTGGCCCCCACGAAACGGTGAGTGGCAAGTTGGCAACCCAAATTGGGATCTACCTCGTCTCAGAACAACTCCCTTGGTTTATTCCTCGCACTTGTTTAATTTATCCCTTCGCAGATACAGCTACAGCTCGTCGTCCTGATATTGTAGTCCTCGATGAAACTGTTCTCGACCGTGAACCCCTTTGGACACGAGAACCTGTAATTACAACGGGACGCTCAATTAAACTGGTGGTGGAAGTTGTTAGTACCAACTGGGAAACTGACTATGCTCGGAAGGTTGAGGAATATGCCCTCTTAGGAATTCCTGAATATTGGATTGTCGATTATCGAGGCTTGGGCGGTGTAACGTTTATTGGTAAACCTAAACAACCTACATTTACTGTTTGTCAGCTGGTTGAAGATACTTATACTCAGCAACAATACCGACTAAATCAAACAATTAACTCACCGCTTTTGCCTGGTCTGCAACTTCGTTTAGATGACGTTCTGCCTCGTTAA
- a CDS encoding LmeA family phospholipid-binding protein, translated as MPDSTGLGEQALNKAAEIGLSSQLDEVDNLDVSIKTDPLKLVQGQVDTVEINGEGLVMQKDLRVEEMKMQVNSVAINPLSAAFGKIELTKPTVGSARVVLTEADINRAFNSEFIISKIQSQKIHINGQLKTVTPQQIDFRLPGEGKVSLNASILLEENSEPQQVAFTAEPHISANGTTVTLENVTYGNSEEISPELTQSLVKQTSEILNLSNFDLEGMSLRVQQLAAETGKLTLQAEAYVEQIPTDEN; from the coding sequence ATGCCGGATTCCACCGGGTTAGGAGAACAAGCGCTGAATAAAGCAGCAGAAATTGGGCTTTCTAGCCAATTAGATGAAGTAGATAACTTGGATGTAAGTATCAAAACTGATCCACTAAAACTAGTTCAGGGACAGGTGGATACAGTCGAGATTAATGGTGAAGGTTTGGTTATGCAGAAAGACCTCCGAGTGGAGGAAATGAAAATGCAGGTCAATAGTGTTGCTATTAATCCTTTAAGTGCCGCATTTGGCAAGATTGAACTTACTAAACCTACAGTTGGCAGTGCGCGGGTTGTTTTAACAGAAGCAGATATTAACCGCGCCTTTAATTCTGAGTTTATTATCTCCAAAATTCAAAGTCAGAAAATCCATATTAATGGGCAACTAAAAACAGTCACACCTCAACAAATAGACTTTCGCTTACCCGGTGAGGGAAAAGTTTCCTTAAATGCCAGTATATTGTTAGAAGAAAATAGCGAACCGCAGCAAGTTGCCTTTACAGCCGAACCCCATATTAGCGCTAATGGCACAACAGTAACGCTGGAGAATGTCACCTATGGTAACAGTGAAGAAATCTCACCAGAGTTGACACAATCTTTAGTAAAACAAACGAGCGAAATTTTAAACTTAAGCAACTTCGATTTAGAAGGAATGAGCTTGCGAGTGCAGCAATTAGCAGCAGAAACAGGCAAGCTCACCTTGCAAGCCGAAGCTTATGTAGAACAAATACCCACAGATGAAAACTAG
- a CDS encoding DUF167 domain-containing protein: protein MQKRVKVKPNSKQQKIAEQDDGSLTVHLKSPPVDGKANEELIKLLAEKFDVPKSHITIKSGLSSKQKLIEIETDI, encoded by the coding sequence ATGCAAAAAAGGGTTAAGGTTAAACCTAATTCCAAACAACAAAAAATTGCCGAGCAAGATGATGGGAGCCTAACTGTACATTTAAAATCCCCACCAGTAGATGGTAAAGCTAATGAAGAGTTAATCAAACTTTTAGCTGAAAAATTTGATGTGCCGAAATCCCACATCACAATTAAATCTGGTTTATCTTCCAAGCAAAAACTGATTGAGATTGAGACAGATATTTAG
- a CDS encoding DUF2231 domain-containing protein, which yields METTETTSSGSSASSPFPNIPPVIETDDREYRDTGVPSTVAIAGHPLHPLSVIFPIAFLAAALGSDFGYWLTRDYFWARASVWLIGLGLGGGAIAAAIGLSDFLKIERVRKRNAGWAHLILNVSLLVLSLVNFLLRLGDAEARILPWGLLISVIVGTLTSISGWFGAELSYRHKIGVVGAGSRRYP from the coding sequence ATGGAAACAACAGAAACAACTTCCTCTGGTTCCTCCGCTTCCTCTCCATTTCCGAATATTCCCCCAGTGATTGAAACGGACGATCGCGAATATCGTGATACAGGTGTCCCCAGTACAGTAGCGATCGCCGGACACCCTCTACATCCCCTCAGTGTAATTTTCCCCATAGCCTTCTTAGCAGCCGCCTTGGGTAGCGATTTCGGCTATTGGTTAACCCGCGATTACTTCTGGGCGAGGGCTTCTGTATGGTTAATTGGACTGGGTTTAGGTGGAGGTGCGATCGCCGCCGCCATAGGGTTAAGTGACTTCTTGAAAATTGAACGTGTCCGCAAACGTAACGCAGGTTGGGCGCACCTGATCCTCAACGTCTCTCTTCTCGTTCTGTCACTAGTAAATTTCCTCCTCCGCTTAGGCGACGCTGAAGCCAGAATCCTTCCTTGGGGCTTATTAATTTCCGTAATTGTCGGTACTCTAACAAGCATTTCCGGTTGGTTTGGTGCAGAACTCTCCTATCGCCACAAAATTGGCGTAGTTGGTGCAGGTAGTAGAAGATATCCCTAA